From Paenibacillus polymyxa, the proteins below share one genomic window:
- a CDS encoding ComEA family DNA-binding protein: MKRVWTGTAITLAVIGSGLILFAGGQRTEPQEEWSLLNHKVEQALAIESQPIESQRSSEYAEGKHAVKEASDQAERSANDEAVDNVKHNTKQSSTGISADLSENSEHSMAGNSSTVKQSDVADSRSDTAVASSNAATTSRTNTVNDSATPSVSGEKKVNINTATAAELMELPGVGAKKAEAILNYRNQHGLFKRVNDLDHVKGIGAKMLAKMKPYVSL, translated from the coding sequence ATGAAACGCGTATGGACAGGAACGGCAATAACGCTTGCTGTAATCGGGAGTGGACTTATTTTGTTTGCTGGAGGGCAGCGAACTGAGCCACAAGAAGAGTGGAGTTTGCTTAACCATAAGGTGGAGCAGGCTTTGGCGATAGAGTCGCAGCCAATTGAGTCACAGCGCAGCAGTGAGTATGCCGAAGGAAAGCATGCTGTAAAAGAGGCTTCAGACCAAGCTGAACGCAGTGCGAATGACGAAGCTGTTGACAATGTGAAGCATAATACTAAGCAGAGTTCTACGGGTATATCTGCTGATTTAAGTGAAAACTCTGAACACTCCATGGCGGGGAATTCAAGTACCGTAAAGCAGTCAGATGTTGCGGATTCGAGATCAGACACAGCTGTTGCCAGTTCGAATGCTGCAACGACGAGTAGGACAAATACGGTGAATGATTCGGCTACTCCATCCGTTTCCGGTGAAAAAAAGGTGAACATTAACACAGCGACTGCTGCCGAGTTAATGGAGCTGCCGGGAGTTGGGGCTAAAAAGGCCGAGGCTATTTTGAACTATCGTAATCAGCACGGGCTGTTCAAACGTGTGAACGATTTGGATCATGTAAAGGGAATCGGAGCTAAAATGTTAGCGAAAATGAAGCCGTATGTTAGCTTATAA
- the rpsT gene encoding 30S ribosomal protein S20: MPNIKSAIKRVKTSDKRRALNASQKSALRTAVKAADTALVGNEAEAAAAAFKVASQKLDKAVTKGLIHKNAAARKKSRLAKKLNALTAQA; encoded by the coding sequence ATGCCAAACATCAAATCCGCTATCAAACGCGTTAAAACTAGCGACAAACGCCGTGCGTTGAACGCTTCCCAAAAATCCGCGCTTCGTACAGCAGTTAAAGCTGCCGATACAGCGTTGGTAGGTAACGAAGCTGAAGCTGCTGCTGCTGCTTTCAAAGTGGCTTCCCAAAAGCTGGACAAGGCTGTAACTAAAGGTCTGATCCACAAAAATGCAGCTGCTCGCAAGAAATCCCGCTTGGCGAAAAAACTTAACGCTCTTACAGCTCAAGCGTAA
- the comER gene encoding late competence protein ComER codes for MKVGFIGTGSMGSLLIESFIHSDALKPQQILASNRTYSKVTELARRYPGLHAAQSNRETAAESDILFICVKPLESKTVTDEIRNVITEEQIVVSITSPVQIRILEHALKAKVSKIIPSITHQIGSGASLCIHGNRITEEDRSLLEELMSHISRPIRVKESHTRITSDFSSCGPAFLAFFMDQWIQAAVQATGIDRTELCALAGEMIIGTGKLLTEGGMTPAELQARVAVPGGITAEALALLDISLHSVFPELIRVTHNKYEEDMQKIDASFGLKPINRQQY; via the coding sequence ATGAAAGTTGGATTTATCGGGACTGGCAGCATGGGAAGTCTGCTAATCGAATCTTTTATTCATTCGGACGCACTCAAACCGCAGCAAATATTAGCAAGCAACCGAACGTATTCCAAGGTAACCGAGCTAGCCCGTCGTTATCCAGGTTTGCATGCAGCCCAAAGCAACCGTGAGACGGCAGCGGAAAGCGATATCCTATTTATCTGCGTGAAGCCGCTGGAATCAAAAACCGTAACGGATGAAATACGCAATGTCATTACAGAAGAGCAGATCGTCGTTTCTATCACAAGTCCAGTACAGATCCGTATTTTGGAGCATGCACTGAAAGCCAAGGTGTCCAAAATTATTCCGAGTATCACTCACCAGATTGGAAGCGGAGCCTCACTGTGCATCCATGGAAACCGGATTACAGAGGAGGATCGCTCCCTTCTGGAAGAGCTTATGTCCCACATCAGCAGGCCAATTCGGGTTAAAGAGTCTCACACACGGATCACATCGGATTTTTCGAGCTGCGGCCCTGCTTTCTTGGCCTTTTTTATGGACCAGTGGATTCAAGCCGCAGTTCAAGCTACGGGTATAGACCGTACAGAACTATGCGCATTGGCCGGTGAAATGATCATCGGCACTGGAAAGCTGCTCACGGAAGGCGGGATGACACCAGCCGAGTTACAAGCAAGAGTAGCGGTTCCCGGAGGTATAACCGCTGAAGCTCTTGCGTTGTTAGACATCAGCCTGCATAGTGTCTTCCCTGAGCTAATACGGGTCACGCACAACAAGTATGAAGAGGACATGCAAAAGATAGATGCCTCCTTCGGCTTAAAGCCGATTAACCGGCAACAATATTAA
- a CDS encoding RNA polymerase sigma factor yields the protein MVEQGLIRAAQSGDRDALITLLREIEQHVYRTAYYILNNEQDAMDASQEALIRIYSKINSYEEKAQFKTWVQRIVTNICIDKFRRTKPSVSIDEHDMIFNDPQNVEVEVLTSYMAQDVREAIQQLPEHHRTVIVLRYLQDFSYNEIADSLDLPLNTVKSYLYRARQQLQGLLQEYQKGGVSG from the coding sequence GTGGTAGAGCAGGGACTCATCCGAGCCGCTCAATCGGGCGATCGCGACGCTCTCATTACCCTATTAAGAGAGATAGAACAGCATGTGTACCGTACGGCATATTACATTCTAAATAATGAGCAGGACGCCATGGATGCTTCACAAGAAGCCCTCATACGAATATATTCCAAAATTAATTCTTATGAGGAAAAAGCACAGTTTAAAACCTGGGTCCAGCGCATTGTAACGAACATATGCATCGACAAATTCAGAAGAACAAAGCCTTCGGTTTCCATTGACGAGCATGACATGATATTTAACGACCCCCAAAACGTGGAGGTTGAGGTGTTAACCTCTTACATGGCACAGGATGTTCGTGAGGCTATACAACAGCTCCCAGAACACCACCGGACGGTAATTGTCCTGAGATATTTGCAGGATTTCTCTTATAACGAGATTGCCGATTCTCTGGATTTGCCGCTAAATACGGTCAAGTCATACTTGTATCGTGCAAGACAGCAATTGCAAGGGCTACTTCAGGAATATCAGAAAGGTGGTGTATCAGGATGA
- a CDS encoding ComEC/Rec2 family competence protein gives MVLWAGITLVFPLIALLMKIPIRHMVLLWIALSGGGFHWFWHDTHNVSSIPGALHVSSSVIEDMPVQAAGFIASEVEIDGDRAQFEMRVTSIHHFASHSNKDEHRGSISEQAIVHIKLAAKQEQQLAAAWQRGDAILLRGSLKAPAKAGNFGSFDYSEYLHTQEIHWLIKGAGAASLQRQKASLWNRYTLLRWNDQLREQLGQKMESAFTSLLHAGYMKGLILGVTDELDPATYNEFTQLGLTHILAISGMHVAVYAATLLYLLKLLRVSRETSLTIVMVLIPAYVLLTGASPSVVRAGIMAMIGLFAARRGLLKDGLNILSISALLMLLWNPYYLLSVSFQLSFLVTGGLLIYMPLMKPFFAKWPLLIGGEVAITITAQLVSFPMTVFYFNQFSILSFAANFLLVPLITYIVLPLGTVAMGMAFLWGEGARILAWPAEQLNDLTFSLVKWMNVDDAYVSIWPSSSILWVLAYYAALYSVLYWLKTWLISRRQTGDISDVKSNPIASPVHTGLAASAEWAAILQTDHEPKGAGKFAHRQWDGYRHVALALSGIAWLGILCIGYQSPSERNTGVVQYLDVGQGDSILITTPGGKHILVDGGGTMDFATGKNAWRKRTDPYEVGADTIVPLLKQRGVHRLDAVILTHGDHDHAGGLQAIFDQIPVTTLFFNGTLTDKAPFRKLLNTALDKQIKLYGAHHSMEWEPDRDTKIRFLYPFKLEENESEQLPVMKEQNHYSVAMILEMEGASFLFTGDMDDAAESLLLSELTHSPSSVKAQGATGAARKAVDVMKVAHHGSKYSTSEEWLSYWQPKVSVISVGASNTYGHPNQAVLERLAEVDSAIYRTDTMGEVQIRAQQGKLSVRYQRRREQTNSK, from the coding sequence TTGGTGCTGTGGGCGGGAATTACTCTGGTTTTCCCGCTTATAGCTTTATTGATGAAAATTCCTATCCGACATATGGTATTGCTATGGATTGCATTGAGTGGTGGTGGATTTCATTGGTTTTGGCATGATACGCATAACGTGAGCAGTATTCCTGGTGCACTTCATGTATCTTCTTCTGTCATAGAAGACATGCCTGTTCAAGCAGCAGGGTTTATTGCTTCAGAAGTTGAGATTGATGGTGATCGCGCGCAGTTTGAGATGAGAGTTACTTCAATTCATCACTTTGCCAGTCATTCCAATAAGGATGAACATCGGGGGTCTATTTCTGAACAGGCCATTGTTCATATCAAGTTGGCTGCGAAGCAGGAACAGCAACTTGCGGCAGCATGGCAGCGTGGGGATGCAATCCTGCTGCGTGGCAGCTTAAAGGCACCAGCAAAAGCGGGGAACTTTGGTAGCTTTGATTACAGTGAGTACCTGCACACGCAGGAAATTCACTGGCTTATCAAGGGGGCTGGAGCCGCCTCGTTACAGAGGCAGAAGGCTTCACTGTGGAACCGCTACACATTATTGAGATGGAATGATCAGCTTAGAGAGCAGTTAGGTCAGAAAATGGAATCTGCTTTTACATCACTTCTTCACGCAGGATATATGAAAGGTCTGATACTTGGGGTTACAGATGAGCTGGACCCAGCAACGTATAATGAATTTACGCAGCTTGGTTTAACGCATATTTTGGCGATATCAGGTATGCATGTGGCGGTATATGCGGCCACATTATTATATTTACTCAAGCTGTTACGAGTTAGCCGTGAAACCTCCCTTACGATTGTGATGGTACTGATTCCGGCTTATGTGCTGCTGACAGGTGCTTCTCCCTCTGTTGTAAGAGCAGGGATTATGGCGATGATCGGCTTGTTTGCAGCTCGGCGAGGGTTGCTCAAAGACGGACTTAATATTTTAAGTATATCTGCGTTGCTTATGCTGCTATGGAATCCATACTACCTGCTTAGCGTCAGCTTTCAGCTTTCCTTTTTGGTGACAGGTGGGTTGCTCATATATATGCCGCTTATGAAGCCGTTTTTCGCCAAATGGCCCCTCCTGATCGGTGGTGAAGTTGCGATCACAATTACGGCACAGCTTGTTTCGTTTCCAATGACGGTGTTCTACTTTAATCAATTTTCGATATTATCATTTGCGGCTAATTTTTTACTTGTCCCCCTAATTACATATATCGTGCTTCCACTAGGTACGGTGGCAATGGGAATGGCCTTTTTATGGGGGGAGGGGGCTCGCATCCTTGCGTGGCCAGCGGAGCAATTAAACGATCTAACCTTTTCGCTTGTGAAATGGATGAATGTGGATGATGCTTATGTGAGTATTTGGCCGTCTTCTTCTATTCTGTGGGTTCTGGCATATTACGCAGCTTTGTACAGCGTTCTGTACTGGCTCAAAACATGGTTGATATCTCGAAGGCAAACAGGCGACATTTCCGATGTGAAATCTAATCCCATAGCTTCACCTGTGCATACAGGACTAGCGGCTTCTGCCGAGTGGGCGGCTATTTTGCAAACGGATCATGAACCGAAGGGTGCAGGGAAATTTGCGCATCGACAGTGGGATGGATATCGTCATGTGGCACTGGCTTTAAGTGGTATTGCCTGGCTTGGCATACTATGTATAGGGTACCAATCTCCTAGTGAAAGAAACACGGGAGTTGTTCAATATCTGGATGTGGGCCAAGGTGATAGCATTTTAATTACAACGCCGGGAGGGAAACATATTTTGGTAGATGGCGGGGGTACGATGGACTTTGCAACAGGGAAAAATGCTTGGCGCAAGCGTACAGATCCCTACGAGGTTGGCGCGGATACGATTGTCCCTTTGCTAAAGCAACGTGGGGTGCATCGGCTGGACGCTGTCATCTTAACGCATGGAGACCATGATCATGCCGGAGGACTACAGGCTATATTTGACCAGATTCCCGTAACCACCTTGTTTTTTAACGGTACCCTAACAGACAAAGCTCCATTTCGAAAGTTGTTAAACACGGCTTTGGACAAGCAGATCAAGCTGTACGGTGCACATCATAGCATGGAGTGGGAACCAGACCGGGATACGAAAATTCGCTTTCTCTATCCGTTTAAGCTGGAGGAGAACGAATCTGAGCAGTTGCCTGTTATGAAGGAACAGAATCATTATTCCGTTGCCATGATTTTAGAGATGGAGGGGGCCTCATTTTTATTCACAGGAGATATGGATGATGCCGCAGAGTCGCTGTTACTTTCTGAATTAACCCATTCTCCATCCAGTGTGAAAGCTCAGGGGGCGACAGGAGCTGCAAGGAAAGCTGTAGACGTTATGAAAGTGGCACATCACGGAAGTAAGTACTCTACTTCGGAAGAGTGGTTGTCCTACTGGCAGCCTAAAGTATCCGTCATTTCAGTTGGTGCAAGCAACACTTATGGCCATCCGAATCAAGCAGTATTGGAACGTTTGGCGGAGGTTGATTCTGCCATATATCGAACAGATACAATGGGAGAGGTACAGATTCGTGCGCAGCAAGGGAAGCTGAGTGTTCGGTATCAACGCAGACGTGAACAGACGAATTCAAAATGA
- a CDS encoding zf-HC2 domain-containing protein produces MKCGEEVMDWMQRYVDHELGEEETSQLMNHIATCPDCAEKFHILQTLSRELEELPAVSPAFSLVDSIMPQLDAIDRAREEQGSALQEMQPVAADPESGAGPRQRTQPVPWWNRVGGRAAMGVAAAAVVLGIVVFNFEPKTVQDAEGILTSQSPEVTSQQTQTEIPGTTNGSGGRDAAIGAESTKQPSEQGQGADSSLTPADKEPDLGNQGTDSSDSEKNPSKQDTGKVDDQQAGEEPSTKSAPTKHSSHQDEKQGQPNIDRQATKDDSPADAPTSDDKQLKQKKTDQPTIAPDEQLDPKMEKAPLAGTSTAQEDNSDDTSTNDASSSLSQELKVQSRIASNETSKDATSKSATKDEGNSLGADSSNADSNDQQSSVSQDPVRREGFVSNSLVSPDSNNASTYGAQSASTDQFNSPDGSYAVAIEGKKLKVYKLSDNGVDRTTLEVRTLKGAWVKGSWSDDSQTFMYETEQDGTASKYTYTVPRGTGK; encoded by the coding sequence ATGAAGTGTGGAGAAGAGGTGATGGATTGGATGCAGCGTTATGTGGATCATGAACTGGGCGAAGAAGAGACGTCCCAATTAATGAACCATATTGCGACTTGCCCGGACTGTGCGGAAAAATTCCATATTCTTCAGACACTCTCTCGCGAGCTGGAGGAATTGCCTGCGGTTTCCCCGGCGTTCAGCCTGGTGGATTCCATCATGCCTCAGCTTGATGCCATTGACCGCGCACGTGAAGAGCAGGGAAGCGCGCTTCAGGAAATGCAGCCTGTGGCTGCTGATCCAGAGTCTGGAGCAGGGCCTAGACAACGTACTCAGCCTGTACCTTGGTGGAACCGGGTGGGAGGGCGTGCTGCCATGGGCGTGGCTGCTGCTGCCGTTGTACTGGGGATTGTAGTATTCAACTTCGAGCCTAAAACGGTGCAGGATGCGGAAGGTATACTTACATCCCAGTCACCCGAGGTGACAAGCCAGCAGACTCAGACGGAAATTCCAGGTACGACCAATGGGAGTGGAGGACGTGATGCAGCCATTGGAGCGGAATCGACCAAGCAGCCATCTGAACAGGGACAAGGTGCTGATTCCTCACTGACACCTGCAGATAAGGAACCTGACCTGGGCAACCAGGGAACAGACAGTTCAGATAGCGAAAAGAATCCTTCCAAACAGGATACTGGGAAGGTGGATGATCAGCAAGCTGGCGAGGAACCTTCAACAAAGTCTGCACCGACTAAGCATTCATCCCATCAGGATGAAAAGCAGGGACAGCCGAACATCGATCGTCAGGCGACAAAGGATGACTCGCCTGCAGATGCTCCTACATCCGATGACAAACAGCTAAAACAGAAAAAAACTGATCAACCCACGATTGCTCCTGATGAACAGCTGGATCCGAAAATGGAAAAGGCACCTTTAGCGGGTACGAGTACCGCTCAGGAGGATAATAGCGATGATACAAGTACAAATGATGCATCTTCGTCGCTTAGTCAAGAATTAAAGGTACAGAGTCGAATTGCTTCAAATGAAACTTCGAAAGATGCGACATCCAAAAGTGCCACCAAGGATGAGGGGAACTCTTTAGGGGCGGATAGCAGCAATGCCGATTCTAATGATCAGCAATCATCGGTGTCACAAGACCCGGTTCGTAGAGAAGGCTTTGTATCTAATTCGCTGGTCTCTCCGGACAGTAATAATGCTTCCACCTATGGTGCCCAGTCGGCCTCTACAGATCAGTTCAACTCGCCTGATGGTAGCTATGCGGTGGCTATTGAGGGCAAAAAGCTGAAAGTGTATAAGCTTTCCGATAACGGTGTAGACCGAACAACACTGGAAGTCCGTACCCTGAAGGGTGCTTGGGTCAAAGGAAGCTGGTCAGATGACAGCCAGACCTTTATGTATGAGACAGAGCAGGATGGGACTGCAAGTAAATATACGTACACCGTTCCGCGTGGCACTGGAAAATAG
- the holA gene encoding DNA polymerase III subunit delta has translation MDVKTASKAIRKGDISPVYLLYGNEKYQMKQFVEMLKEKVVEEEHRDFAISSYDLTETPIEVVVEDAETAPFLVPKKLIIVRDTSVFAGKDNGKIEHRLETLLTYMDNPTDYSVIVFTVQAEKLDERKKIVKKLKSDASVIAFAPMGGDDLVAWVHKRAAEREVQLAAGAAERLIQYTGVGLQSLAAEIDKLCLYAGAQGTISSADIESLVPRNTEQNVFAMVEDLANLRLDKALSIFYELLKQKEEPIKIAALITRQFRIMLQVKELAGQSYSQQQIASQLSLHPYGVKVAGDQARRFRSEQLRQLLYELGELDYHMKTGVVDKVLGLELFLMKMGAGASI, from the coding sequence ATGGATGTAAAAACAGCCTCTAAGGCTATTCGTAAAGGTGATATTTCGCCAGTGTATCTGTTATATGGCAATGAAAAATATCAAATGAAGCAGTTTGTTGAGATGCTAAAAGAGAAGGTGGTGGAGGAGGAGCATCGTGACTTCGCCATTAGTTCTTATGATTTAACCGAGACGCCAATTGAGGTGGTTGTAGAGGACGCAGAAACAGCGCCTTTTCTGGTGCCAAAGAAGCTAATTATTGTACGGGATACCAGTGTATTTGCAGGCAAAGATAACGGCAAAATAGAGCACCGTCTTGAGACGCTGTTGACTTACATGGATAACCCGACTGACTATAGCGTCATCGTTTTTACGGTTCAGGCTGAAAAGTTGGATGAACGGAAAAAGATCGTCAAGAAACTGAAAAGTGATGCCTCAGTTATTGCTTTCGCCCCTATGGGTGGAGATGATCTTGTGGCTTGGGTCCATAAGCGTGCAGCAGAAAGAGAAGTGCAGTTGGCAGCAGGAGCGGCTGAGAGACTCATTCAATACACGGGTGTCGGGCTTCAATCCTTGGCAGCCGAGATAGATAAGCTGTGCTTGTACGCAGGAGCGCAGGGAACGATCTCATCCGCTGACATTGAATCCCTTGTGCCTCGTAATACAGAGCAGAACGTATTTGCGATGGTTGAGGATCTGGCTAATTTGCGGCTGGATAAGGCGCTCAGTATTTTTTATGAATTGCTTAAGCAAAAAGAAGAACCCATCAAGATAGCAGCTTTGATCACACGGCAGTTTCGTATTATGTTGCAGGTCAAAGAGCTGGCAGGTCAAAGCTATTCTCAGCAACAAATTGCGAGTCAGCTCAGCTTGCATCCTTATGGGGTGAAAGTTGCAGGAGATCAAGCACGACGCTTCCGTTCTGAGCAGCTGCGCCAGCTTCTCTATGAACTGGGCGAACTGGACTATCATATGAAGACAGGTGTCGTTGACAAGGTGCTGGGACTGGAACTGTTTTTAATGAAAATGGGGGCAGGCGCTTCAATCTAA
- a CDS encoding deoxycytidylate deaminase, producing the protein MSADVRKDWDTYFMDIAYMVSTRSRCSRRHVGAVLVQGKKLLGTAYNGAPSGVPDCSEAGCMISEEYEVVHRDGREEMVKKQRCIRTIHAEQNLLLFTDRIDREGSSVYVTDQPCWTCANMLANSGIVEIVYHRPYPKDADKVRAMMEEKGIAFRMLETYHPPQETLMDVKD; encoded by the coding sequence ATGAGTGCAGATGTACGCAAGGACTGGGACACCTATTTCATGGATATCGCTTATATGGTATCCACCCGTTCGCGCTGCTCGCGGCGTCATGTTGGAGCCGTACTTGTGCAAGGTAAGAAGCTATTGGGGACGGCCTATAATGGAGCACCATCCGGGGTGCCTGACTGTTCTGAGGCAGGCTGTATGATCTCGGAGGAATATGAGGTCGTTCACCGTGATGGACGGGAGGAAATGGTTAAGAAGCAGCGTTGTATTCGCACTATTCATGCGGAGCAGAACCTGCTGCTGTTTACTGACCGGATTGACCGTGAAGGCTCCTCAGTATATGTCACCGACCAGCCGTGCTGGACGTGTGCCAATATGCTGGCGAACAGCGGCATTGTGGAGATTGTATATCACCGACCTTATCCAAAAGATGCCGACAAGGTTCGAGCTATGATGGAGGAAAAGGGAATCGCCTTTCGCATGCTGGAGACTTATCATCCACCGCAGGAAACGCTGATGGATGTTAAGGATTAA
- the leuS gene encoding leucine--tRNA ligase, with translation MTDTQPKHGYQPQSIEPKWQKYWDENKTFRTGEEPGKPKFYALDMFPYPSGAGLHVGHPEGYTATDIVSRYKRMRGYNVLHPMGWDAFGLPAEQHALDTGEHPREITVKNVNNFRRQIKSLGFSYDWDREISTTDPDYYKWTQWIFIQLYKRGLAYVAEVPVNWCPALGTVLANEEVIDGKSERGGHPVIRKPMRQWMLKITEYADRLLDDLEELDWSESIKDMQRNWIGKSTGAEVHFPIEGYDEQLTVFTTRPDTLFGASYCVLAPEQELVDMITTPEQKDAVQQYREQAARKSDLERTDLAKDKTGVFTGAYAVNPVNGEKLPIWIADYVLAGYGTGAIMAVPGHDARDWEFAKKFGLKITEVVQGGDVDKEPYTEDGPHVNSGLLNGLTNEEAIPKMIEWLEAEGKGQGKVTYRLRDWLFSRQRYWGEPIPVIHLEDGTIKTVPEDQLPLVLPEMDNIKPSGTGESPLANATDWVETVDPETGMKARRETNTMPQWAGSCWYYLRFIDPKNDKELVSKEKQREWMPVDLYIGGAEHAVLHLLYARFWHKVLYDIGVVETKEPFYKLVNQGMILGNNNEKMSKSRGNVINPDDIVNTFGADTLRIYEMFMGPLEATKPWNENGVEGAHRFLSRVWRLFVSEDGSLNEKIKNDGGSDEFKRTWHKTLKKVTEDLDALRFNTAISQLMIFTNDAYKADLLPRAAMENFVQMLSPLAPHLAEELWQLLGHNESITYAAWPAYDEAWTVDAEVEIVIQMNGKIVQRATIAKDLDAKAMETFALSLDSVQEALAGKTVRKVIAVPGKLVNIVAG, from the coding sequence ATGACAGACACACAGCCGAAGCACGGCTATCAACCGCAAAGTATTGAACCAAAATGGCAGAAATATTGGGATGAGAACAAAACGTTCCGCACTGGGGAAGAACCGGGTAAACCGAAGTTTTATGCTTTGGATATGTTTCCGTATCCGTCTGGAGCTGGTCTGCATGTAGGCCACCCGGAGGGATATACAGCTACAGATATTGTTTCACGTTATAAAAGAATGCGTGGCTACAACGTACTGCATCCGATGGGTTGGGACGCCTTTGGTCTGCCTGCCGAACAGCATGCGCTGGATACAGGCGAGCACCCACGCGAAATTACGGTGAAGAACGTAAATAACTTCCGCCGTCAAATCAAATCACTTGGCTTTTCATATGACTGGGATCGTGAAATCAGCACAACTGATCCTGATTATTACAAATGGACACAGTGGATTTTCATCCAGCTGTACAAGCGTGGCCTCGCTTATGTAGCTGAAGTGCCCGTGAACTGGTGCCCAGCACTGGGAACGGTACTGGCGAATGAAGAAGTAATTGATGGTAAGAGTGAGCGTGGCGGCCATCCGGTTATCCGCAAACCCATGCGTCAATGGATGCTGAAAATTACGGAATACGCCGATCGTTTGCTTGACGATCTGGAGGAACTGGACTGGTCCGAAAGCATTAAGGATATGCAGCGGAACTGGATTGGTAAGTCTACCGGGGCAGAGGTTCATTTTCCAATTGAAGGCTATGACGAACAACTCACAGTATTTACAACCCGTCCAGATACATTGTTCGGTGCAAGCTACTGTGTGCTGGCCCCAGAGCAGGAATTGGTGGATATGATCACTACACCTGAGCAAAAGGACGCTGTACAACAGTATCGTGAACAAGCTGCTCGGAAAAGTGACCTGGAGCGTACGGATCTGGCCAAAGATAAAACAGGCGTATTCACAGGAGCTTATGCAGTAAATCCGGTGAACGGCGAAAAGCTGCCAATCTGGATTGCGGACTATGTACTGGCAGGCTACGGAACAGGTGCAATTATGGCAGTACCGGGCCATGATGCACGTGACTGGGAATTTGCCAAGAAGTTCGGATTGAAAATCACTGAGGTCGTTCAAGGTGGAGACGTGGACAAAGAGCCATACACCGAGGATGGTCCGCATGTCAATTCAGGCCTGCTGAATGGACTGACCAATGAGGAAGCTATTCCGAAAATGATTGAATGGCTCGAAGCTGAGGGTAAGGGGCAGGGCAAAGTAACCTATCGTCTGCGTGACTGGCTGTTCAGCCGCCAACGCTATTGGGGCGAGCCGATTCCAGTAATTCATCTAGAAGATGGAACGATTAAAACAGTTCCTGAGGATCAACTGCCGCTCGTATTGCCAGAGATGGACAATATCAAGCCTTCAGGTACAGGTGAATCCCCACTGGCGAATGCGACAGATTGGGTAGAAACCGTTGATCCTGAAACAGGTATGAAAGCACGTCGCGAGACAAATACGATGCCGCAATGGGCAGGAAGCTGCTGGTACTACCTGCGCTTTATTGATCCAAAAAATGATAAAGAGCTTGTGTCCAAAGAGAAACAGCGCGAATGGATGCCTGTTGACCTGTATATTGGCGGAGCGGAACATGCGGTTCTTCACTTGCTGTATGCCCGTTTCTGGCACAAGGTGCTGTATGATATCGGCGTAGTGGAAACGAAAGAGCCTTTCTATAAGCTGGTCAACCAGGGTATGATTCTAGGCAACAATAATGAAAAAATGAGTAAATCACGCGGTAATGTCATCAATCCAGATGATATTGTTAATACGTTTGGCGCCGATACGCTGCGTATTTATGAGATGTTTATGGGGCCGCTGGAAGCGACCAAGCCATGGAATGAGAATGGGGTAGAGGGAGCGCATCGTTTTCTGTCCCGCGTATGGCGCCTGTTTGTTTCCGAGGATGGTAGCCTGAACGAAAAAATTAAAAATGACGGCGGTAGCGACGAGTTCAAACGGACCTGGCATAAAACGCTGAAAAAGGTAACCGAGGATCTGGATGCATTGCGTTTCAATACAGCGATCAGCCAGCTGATGATCTTCACCAATGATGCATACAAAGCAGACCTTCTGCCGCGTGCAGCGATGGAAAACTTCGTGCAAATGCTGTCGCCGCTTGCACCGCATCTAGCCGAGGAACTGTGGCAGCTACTGGGACACAACGAGAGCATTACCTACGCGGCTTGGCCTGCCTATGATGAAGCATGGACGGTAGACGCTGAAGTGGAAATTGTCATTCAGATGAATGGTAAAATCGTACAGCGTGCAACGATTGCCAAAGATCTTGATGCCAAAGCGATGGAAACTTTTGCATTGTCGCTGGACAGCGTTCAGGAAGCACTGGCTGGTAAAACGGTTCGCAAGGTAATTGCTGTTCCGGGTAAGCTGGTTAATATTGTTGCCGGTTAA